A region from the Benincasa hispida cultivar B227 chromosome 8, ASM972705v1, whole genome shotgun sequence genome encodes:
- the LOC120083949 gene encoding uncharacterized protein LOC120083949, translating to MGIDAEDIKLCVCRIVHLSFRVSHRFVQKHPYVSGTLLFLFILYIFLPSVFSFLFYCLPFLGLTGVLLAFWTSKRSTIRVEKVEGKKLEVSSKQSTITTNRNRRAYLRNATSRRQRFRDKSEAWRTEAPINASVDRTDQLVEPDNLKSLIEVKETQSVDSGNNASAHCTSVDKDNEISSKKEPILGSELLVKPDVVACDGSSSQTNKSDSGGDEAKNESSEDPEDEDEEEAHEDRNKAVEWTEDDQKNLMDLGLSEIERNRRLENLIARRRARKLYKRKNEDTVLTVDILPPGQIPKIITTRNDPLDLADGCKDIEGVPLPGSAPSVLLPMRNPFDLPYDLHEEKPNLMADSFQQEFTAAHQKELAYCRHESFCFGPAYPEESGAMGYHPRYRRPSISIADKGEHDWLIEQLLFKGDQVPHTERKPIAVETGGIQTADSPQTRDVNAMELESDQEKDIPPDSESEFEMEPELTQDGNSQSSHSSSLDNPENVICDDVRVVAKSFESTLSSALNRTLNCKVPKSRLIKEPLCDFSPTAFDKNKMEERFSYPDKVVCHTPTYSIASDLQVEVSEIGSPPTVDGNNTDGESLNPDWEIEKEASFGGEQDDMSPLLGGQYNERVSDVQEEEVEALSITEASPPKTIQSPMSEEPVDHPTQVGSQLLEELSFPTYGDKEAVRHMVDQKVPEALANMKNMVKTSEDVDDGLEISIKQEDNGKETRSLEETCVKSSRSLNDGSEDSSGCQAHLQHEHSEEESKNMDQITGNGDLGTAHKHSEEGSKNKDQITGNVDLDQEHSEEGSKNMDQITGSEDLGWTHKHPKEGTKNKDQIIGNGDLGPQEHSEQASKNMDQITGNGHLGWAHEHSEEGNKNTGQNTGKGELVEPRKIEEQLEFIQDHKNQPNVVETELQSSKDALKLPIEDDLFSFGGVPLVSNDIVCSDTSKNQVNDVQSESQKSNRDLVEPRKIEEPLELKQDNKNQPNVVEIEFQSSKDALKATVEDGLASDGGVPLDSNDTIGSDASQNQVNDVQSESQKSNRDLVEPRKIEKPLELKQDNKNRPNVVEIEFQSSKDALKATVEDDLASDGGVPLDSSDMIGSDTSQNQVNDVQSESQKSNSDLVEPRKIEERLELKQGNKNQPNVVEIEFPSSKDALKSTIEDDLASAGGVPLDSNDLIGSDASQNQANVVQSEFQKSEDAMKSTVEQDSVMERELLDTRAGLSPESSMEEQIHMDKVSLSQDSIAEINPKTMEKDDNKPADSVELENEFVKDLSEQKGGKSNLDANDERGKADQNLSSPNSELNGDLKISEIIEQEEVAANYPLAEITAKEVELETEHTPTTVTNIEDVGDNKIECESHSKFNKQESDNVLDKDLEFDKDMENYSKDLNGNEAEGNPSKLRANVMGLQKATGLAHESPMDSSMTADK from the exons ATGGGAATTGATGCAGAAGATATCAAATTATGTGTTTGTAGAATTGTTCATTTGTCTTTTAGGGTTAGTCATAGATTTGTACAGAAGCATCCTTATGTGTCTGGTACATTGTTGTTTCTCTTCATTTTGTACATTTTTCTGCCttctgtttttagttttctgttTTACTGTTTGCCTTTCCTTGGCTTAACTGGCGTTCTCCTTGCCTTTTGGACTTCTAAAAGGTCCACAATTCGAGTTGAGAAAGTAGAAGGTAAAAAGTTAGAGGTCTCCTCCAAACAGTCCACGATCACAACTAATAGAAATCGTCGCGCTTACTTAAGAAATGCAACCAGTAGGCGACAACGATTCAGAGACAAGAGTGAAGCATGGAGAACAGAAGCTCCAATCAATGCTTCGGTAGATAGAACGGATCAGCTGGTTGAACCCGATAACTTGAAATCATTAATCGAGGTGAAAGAAACCCAGTCTGTTGACTCTGGAAATAATGCATCTGCTCATTGTACATCAGTTGATAAAGATAATGAAATTTCAAGTAAAAAGGAACCAATTTTAGGCTCGGAGTTACTAGTAAAACCTGATGTTGTGGCTTGTGATGGCTCAAGTTCTCAGACTAATAAATCTGATAGCGGTGGCGATGAGGCAAAGAATGAAAGCTCGGAAGATCCGGAGGATGAGGATGAAGAGGAGGCGCATGAGGATAGGAATAAAGCTGTGGAGTGGACAGAAGATGATCAGAAGAATCTGATGGATCTTGGACTTTCAGAGATTGAAAGGAACAGAAGATTAGAGAACCTTATTGCGAGGAGAAGAGCCAGAAAGTTGTACAAACGGAAAAATGAAGATACTGTTCTAACAGTAGACATTCTTCCTCCAGGTCAAATTCCCAAAATTATCACTACAAGGAATGATCCTCTGGATTTGGCAGATGGCTGTAAAGACATAGAAGGTGTACCATTGCCTGGTTCTGCTCCTTCTGTTCTGTTGCCAATGAGAAATCCTTTTGATCTTCCATATGATCTGCATGAAGAGAAACCAAATCTTATGGCCGATAGCTTTCAACAGGAATTCACAGCGGCTCACCAAAAGGAATTAGCATACTGCAGACACGAGAGCTTTTGTTTTGGACCCGCTTACCCAGAAGAAAGTGGGGCAATGGGATACCACCCCAGATATCGAAGACCTTCAA TTTCGATTGCAGATAAAGGCGAACATGACTGGCTAATTGAACAGCTATTATTTAAAGGCGATCAAGTCCCCCACACTGAAAGAAAACCTATCGCTGTAGAAACCGGAGGCATTCAAACTGCAGATTCACCACAAACCAGGGATGTTAATGCAATGGAGCTTGAAAGCGATCAAGAGAAGGATATTCCACCAGATTCGgagagtgaatttgaaatggaGCCAGAATTGACCCAAGATGGCAATAGCCAATCAAGCCATTCATCTTCATTGGACAATCCTGAAAATGTGATCTGTGATGATGTCAGAGTAGTTGCAAAAAGCTTCGAGTCCACATTGAGCAGCGCACTGAACAGAACCTTGAACTGCAAAGTACCAAAGAGCAGACTAATAAAGGAACCTCTCTGTGATTTTAGCCCCACGGCATTTGATAAGAACAAAATGGAGGAGCGTTTTTCCTATCCAGATAAAGTGGTCTGTCACACTCCAACTTACTCCATTGCTTCTGACCTGCAAGTGGAGGTCTCTGAAATTGGCTCCCCTCCGACTGTTGATGGGAACAATACTGATGGAGAATCATTGAACCCTGACTGGGAGATTGAAAAGGAGGCAAGTTTTGGAGGTGAACAAGATGACATGAGTCCACTGTTGGGGGGTCAGTATAATGAGAGAGTATCGGATGTACAGGAGGAAGAAGTAGAAGCATTGAGCATCACAGAAGCATCGCCCCCTAAAACTATTCAAAGTCCAATGTCCGAGGAACCAGTGGATCATCCAACTCAAGTTGGCTCCCAATTGCTAGAG GAGTTGTCTTTTCCCACATATGGGGATAAAGAAGCCGTACGTCACATGGTTGACCAAAAAGTTCCAGAAGCTCTAGCGAACATGAAAAACATGGTAAAAACCAGTGAAGATGTGGATGATGGTTTGGAGATATCCATCAAACAAGAGGATAATGGAAAGGAAACAAGATCATTGGAGGAGACTTGCGTAAAATCTAGCAGATCTTTGAATGATGGTTCTGAGGATTCTTCTGGATGTCAAGCCCACTTGCAGCATGAACATTCAGAAGAAGAAAGTAAAAATATGGATCAAATTACTGGGAATGGAGATCTTGGCACAGCTCATAAACATTCAGAAGAAGGAAGTAAAAACAAGGATCAAATTACTGGCAATGTAGATCTTGACCAGGAACATTCAGAAGAAGGAAGTAAAAACATGGATCAAATTACTGGCAGTGAAGATCTCGGCTGGACTCATAAACATCCAAAAGAAGGAACTAAAAACAAGGATCAAATTATTGGCAATGGAGATCTTGGCCCTCAGGAACATTCAGAACAAGCAAGTAAAAACATGGATCAAATCACTGGCAATGGACATCTTGGCTGGGCTCATGAACATTCTGAAGAAGGAAATAAAAACACAGGTCAAAATACAGGCAAGGGAGAACTTGTTGAACCAAGAAAGATTGAAGAACAATTAGAGTTTATACAAGACCATAAGAATCAACCTAATGTCGTGGAAACTGAATTACAGAGTTCTAAAGATGCCTTAAAATTGCCTATAGAGGACGACTTGTTTTCTTTTGGAGGAGTGCCTCTTGTTTCTAATGACATAGTGTGTTCTGATACTTCAAAAAATCAAGTAAATGATGTACAAAGTGAATCTCAGAAGTCTAATAGAGATCTTGTAGAGCCAAGAAAGATTGAAGAACCATTGGAGTTGAAACAAGACAATAAGAACCAACCAAATGTTGTAGAAATAGAGTTCCAGAGTTCTAAAGATGCCTTGAAAGCGACTGTAGAGGATGGCTTGGCCAGTGATGGAGGGGTGCCTCTTGATTCCAACGACACAATAGGTTCTGATGCCTCACAGAATCAAGTAAATGATGTACAAAGTGAATCTCAGAAGTCTAATAGAGATCTTGTAGAGCCaagaaagattgaaaaaccaTTGGAGTTGAAACAAGACAATAAGAACCGACCAAATGTTGTGGAAATAGAGTTCCAGAGTTCTAAAGATGCCTTGAAAGCGACTGTAGAGGATGACTTGGCCAGTGATGGAGGAGTGCCTCTTGATTCCAGTGACATGATAGGTTCCGATACCTCACAGAATCAAGTAAATGATGTACAAAGTGAATCTCAGAAGTCTAATAGTGATCTTGTAGAGCCAAGAAAGATTGAAGAACGACTGGAGTTGAAACAAGGCAATAAGAATCAACCAAATGTTGTGGAAATTGAGTTCCCGAGTTCTAAAGATGCCTTGAAATCAACTATAGAGGATGACTTGGCCAGTGCTGGTGGAGTGCCTCTTGATTCTAATGATTTAATAGGTTCCGATGCCTCACAGAATCAAGCAAATGTTGTACAAAGTGAATTTCAGAAGTCTGAGGATGCCATGAAATCAACAGTGGAGCAAGACTCGGTCATGGAAAGAGAGCTTCTTGATACCAGAGCAGGATTATCTCCGGAGTCTTCAATGGAAGAACAAATCCATATGGATAAAGTCTCCTTATCGCAG GATTCTATAGCGGagattaacccaaaaactatgGAGAAGGATGATAATAAACCTGCTGATTCCGTCGAACTCGAAAATGAGTTCGTCAAGGATCTTTCAGAACAAAAAGGTGGAAAATCCAACTTGGATGCCAATGATGAACGTGGAAAAGCAGATCAGAATTTGAGCTCACCAAACTCAGAGCTCAATGGTGATTTGAAAATCTCAGAAATCATTGAACAAGAAGAG GTAGCAGCTAATTACCCTCTAGCAGAAATCACAGCCAAAGAAGTTGAACTTGAAACTGAACACACACCCACTACTGTGACCAACATTGAAGATGTTGGAGATAATAAAATTGAATGTGAATCTCATAGTAAATTCAACAAGCAAGAATCTGATAATGTTTTGGATAAGGACTTGGAATTTGACAAGGACATGGAAAATTACTCCAAAGATTTGAATGGGAATGAAGCTGAAGGCAACCCCTCCAAATTAAGAGCAAATGTAATGGGCCTGCAAAAGGCCACAGGTTTGGCCCATGAAAGCCCAATGGATTCTTCAATGACTGCAGATAAATGA
- the LOC120082659 gene encoding uncharacterized protein LOC120082659, which translates to MALAVSNIFYCPKLRLSRRQLHPKFSVLQLQSSSIRLREITRERRTVICSAASAAGSSSSDSDFNPYEVLGVNPIEGFDMVKAAYTKKRREAERIGDEATAARLEKAYDKVMMAQFTNRKKGVTFGSVKVSKDIKYADNQPIVPWGPRSSKCSPKDMQINMAISAVFTAWVLIKRSAEYKPLQFLAFAFVYRIFEKLKAFEPAVSPSFTEDGEDSGRGIRMGKRLLRSLALVFGCIAVSSLAYTGILNFIEFMGGYIPVFLYNNQELLITSSSAVMLYIMASYYR; encoded by the exons ATGGCGTTAGCAGTCTCCAACATCTTCTACTGCCCTAAACTTCGGCTTTCTCGGAGACAGTTACATCCCAAATTCTCTGTTCTGCAGCTACAGTCGTCGTCAATCAG ATTAAGAGAGATAACACGAGAGAGAAGAACGGTTATTTGCTCAGCGGCTTCTGCGGCAGGAAGTTCTAGTTCAGACAGTGACTTCAACCCGTATGAG GTTCTAGGTGTAAACCCAATTGAGGGGTTCGACATGGTCAAAGCAGCATATACTAAAAAACGCAGGGAGGCTGAAAGGATAGGTGATGAAGCAACTGCAGCTAGA CTGGAGAAGGCTTATGACAAAGTCATGATGGCACAATTCACAAATCGGAAGAAGGGTGTCACTTTTGGCTCAGTGAAG GTTTCGAAGGACATCAAGTATGCTGACAACCAACCAATTGTGCCATGGGGGCCAAG GTCTTCCAAGTGCAGCCCAAAAGATATGCAAATCAATATGGCAATATCTGCTGTATTT ACTGCTTGGGTCCTTATCAAACGCAGTGCTGAATATAAACCTCTTCAATTCTTGGCATTTGCTTTTGTTTATCGGATTTTCGAAAAGCTGAAAGCTTTTGAACCAGCTGTATCACCCTCATTTACA GAAGATGGTGAAGATTCAGGACGAGGTATACGGATGGGAAAGCGGTTGCTTCGCTCTCTTGCTTTAGTGTTTGGATGTATTGCTGTTTCCTCTTTG gcaTATACTGGtattttgaatttcattgaGTTCATGGGCGGCTATATTCCAGTATTTCTCTACAATAACCAG GAACTATTGATCACCAGTTCATCGGCTGTCATGCTTTACATCATGGCATCTTACTACAGATGA